Proteins from a genomic interval of Lycium ferocissimum isolate CSIRO_LF1 chromosome 2, AGI_CSIRO_Lferr_CH_V1, whole genome shotgun sequence:
- the LOC132048042 gene encoding UDP-glycosyltransferase 83A1-like, whose protein sequence is MGKLHILMIPYPVQGHVIPLMKLAQSLAKYGFKITFANIESTHKCILNSLAGKNTLHDQIHLISILDESESGEDKNAPGKLSEAIFKIMPGKIEKLIQENNASKDEKITCVIADQSLGWAMELAAKLGIKRAAFLTAAAANLVLGFNIPQLIDDGIIDNDGTPTIKDHTFQFEPTMPIMNTSNLVWTRMGNLTMQKIIFNMMVHNNKAVKSADWLICNSTYELEPGAFNLAPNIVPVGPLLASNCLEPRTSPPVVQSRISSKESPHSLAGSFWPEDSTCLNWLDQQPLGSVVYVAFGSFTIFNEAQFQELALGLEVANKPFLWVVRSDALDAKTDIFLKNYVDRTGRQKGKIVSWAPQQKVLSHPSIGCFVSHCGWNSTIEAISNGVPILCWPYFADQYMNQSYICDIWKVGLGLKKEGNGIISCGEIKDKVEQLLGNDAFRKRALQLKEMTMGSVKEGGRSHQNFIRVIQWIKSS, encoded by the exons ATGGGCAAACTGCACATACTGATGATACCATATCCAGTACAAGGCCATGTTATTCCCTTGATGAAGCTAGCTCAATCCTTAGCCAAATATGGCTTCAAAATCACTTTTGCCAACATTGAGTCCACTCACAAGTGTATTCTAAATTCTTTAGCAGGAAAAAATACTTTGCATGATCAGATTCATCTGATTTCCATTTTAGATGAATCAGAATCTGGGGAGGATAAGAATGCGCCTGGTAAATTATCTGAAGCAATCTTTAAAATCATGCCTGGGAAAATTGAGAAGctaatacaagaaaataatgcaTCTAAGGATGAAAAAATTACTTGTGTTATTGCTGATCAGAGCCTTGGATGGGCTATGGAACTTGCAGCCAAATTGGGAATTAAGAGAGCGGCCTTCTTAACTGCTGCAGCTGCTAATTTGGTTCTTGGTTTTAACATTCCACAGTTGATTGATGATGGCATAATTGACAATGATG GGACTCCAACAATAAAGGATCATACTTTTCAGTTTGAACCAACTATGCCTATTATGAATACATCAAATTTAGTTTGGACACGCATGGGGAATTTGACAATgcagaaaatcatttttaacaTGATGGTTCACAACAACAAAGCTGTGAAATCAGCAGATTGGCTGATTTGCAACTCAACATATGAACTTGAACCAGGAGCCTTCAACTTAGCACCTAATATTGTGCCTGTAGGTCCTCTTTTGGCAAGCAATTGTCTCGAACCGAGGACGTCCCCTCCAGTAGTACAATCTCGTATTTCTTCTAAAGAATCTCCTCATTCATTGGCTGGATCGTTCTGGCCTGAGGACTCAACTTGCTTAAACTGGCTTGATCAACAACCATTAGGCTCAGTTGTGTATGTTGCCTTTGGGAGCTTCACAATATTCAATGAAGCTCAATTTCAAGAATTAGCATTGGGGCTTGAAGTAGCAAACAAACCTTTCTTGTGGGTTGTGAGAAGTGATGCTCTAGATGCTAAAACtgatattttcttgaaaaattatGTGGACAGAACAGGGaggcaaaaagggaaaattgtGAGTTGGGCACCACAGCAAAAGGTTTTAAGTCATCCTAGTATAGGTTGTTTTGTTAGCCATTGTGGTTGGAATTCCACAATAGAAGCAATAAGCAATGGAGTTCCTATATTGTGTTGGCCTTATTTTGCTGACCAGTATATGAACCAGAGTTATATTTGTGATATATGGAAGGTTGGATTAGGACTAAAGAAAGAAGGTAATGGGATCATTAGTTGTGGAGAAATTAAGGATAAGGTGGAGCAGTTGCTAGGAAATGATGCATTCAGGAAAAGAGCTTTGCAACTCAAGGAAATGACTATGGGATCAGTCAAAGAAGGTGGTAGGTCTCACCAGAATTTCATAAGGGTCATTCAATGGATTAAATCATCATAG